The genomic window CCTTTGCAGGTTTGCGTTTCAAGAGCGCGACGATTTCAGCTCGTTTATCGGGAGGGATTCTGCGGGGTGGGGGTCGTTGGTTTATATTTACCGTGTTAGGACTATTTGGCCCTTCACTCCGTTGCTCGATGTGGATACTTTTCTTATTAATCTCCTTCAGGATCATATCTAATTTCTGAGAGATGTCTTTGGTGGTTTTCTCATTTCGCTGTGTGCCACTTAAAATCGCTCGTACTTGTTCGGCTATTTTAGGATCCACGTCTCTACACACGAGCGATGCGCTATTGCCAGTCCCGGTAATATTCACAGAGCAGTCGCCAGCCTCCTGGGTTATTGGGGCTTTTGCCTGACCATACGCACGGGATATAGCAAAGCAAAGGATTACGGTGACTATTGCTACGATCCTCATTTTATTACCACGCAGTCGCTAGTGACCTTATTGTTATCGCCGACTACATTTGATCCGCAAGTATCGGCCTGCTGCGTGATCGGACCCTGCAGGCGATGCGCCCGCCCAACATCATGGTAGGCTTGCCAGCCCGCGTAGGCGCAGCCGAGAACAACGAGACTAATTGCTACCGAAAACCCATAGTTGAGAATCAGGCGAAGGACGGCTGAAGACTGTCGTTGCGAAAGTGGGGTGAGAAGTCCACCTTTTAAAAGCATCCGATGTATTCCGAAGAATAGGATCAGACCGAAACCAATCAACACTAGGGGATTGGCCAGATGTTGTGCAATCTTCGAAAATTGTACGAATCCCGTATGTCACCTCGGAAGGAAATTATCGATACACCTCAGCTCAGTCCAAGCGCACACCACAATTACGGGTCGGAAATTGGTTCGGTTCTTTGCGTTCAATGATCCCGCTACTCGTACTTTGCCTGCCAGCATTGATTTTCTTACCTTTAAAAAGCTTTGTCAAAGACTTTTTACTGCAAGCAAGTTAAAAATCCTTTTTATCTTGGCTACTACATCCTCCGCTCTCATCAGATCACTGATGATCGCTGCCGCATCCGCGCCCGCCTTCCAGACTTCGGCGACGTTTCCTTCGGTAATCCCACCGATGGCGACGATGGGGAGGTTCACGCTCCCACGGATTTCGCGGAGCATTTCCAATCCACGAGGCGAGTAGCCGGTATCTTTAGTCGTGCTGCCGAGGATGGGGCCGAAGCCGATGTAGTCGGCGTCGCCGGCAACGGCTTCACGCGCCCGTGCGAGATCGTGAGTGGTATGCAGAGCTAGCGAGACTTTGATTGTGTTCTCGTTTTTTTGGGAAGCGCGGTAAGAACAGACCGTAGCAAGGCATTGACCGATTTCGAAGATCGGAACACGGAGGCGATATCCGGGTCCAATA from Candidatus Binatia bacterium includes these protein-coding regions:
- a CDS encoding thiamine phosphate synthase is translated as MKTKRDATGVPVRLPQCPPEPLCSSHEGNSCHSIGPGYRLRVPIFEIGQCLATVCSYRASQKNENTIKVSLALHTTHDLARAREAVAGDADYIGFGPILGSTTKDTGYSPRGLEMLREIRGSVNLPIVAIGGITEGNVAEVWKAGADAAAIISDLMRAEDVVAKIKRIFNLLAVKSL